In a genomic window of Candidatus Thiothrix sulfatifontis:
- a CDS encoding 50S ribosomal protein L25/general stress protein Ctc, producing the protein MSKQYVLQAQTRDTQGKGASRRLRNTGMVPAVIYGAGVDAQSIMLRHNEMIRNLQEEGFYSQIITVDFGDRKEQVILRDLQRHPAKPIIMHADLQRIRDDEEINVHVALHFLNDDVAKGVKEQGGTVSHMISEVEVSCLPKNLPEFIEVDMIDVEKGQILHMSDLKLPEGVSLPQLALGEDHDNAIAAIH; encoded by the coding sequence ATGTCAAAACAATACGTTTTGCAAGCGCAAACACGTGACACACAGGGTAAGGGTGCGAGCCGCCGCCTGCGTAATACTGGTATGGTACCTGCCGTTATTTACGGCGCAGGCGTTGACGCACAATCCATTATGTTGCGTCACAATGAAATGATCCGTAATTTGCAGGAAGAAGGTTTCTACTCGCAAATCATCACGGTTGATTTCGGTGATCGTAAAGAGCAAGTAATTTTGCGTGACCTGCAACGTCACCCTGCCAAGCCCATCATTATGCACGCTGACTTACAGCGCATCCGTGACGATGAAGAAATCAACGTTCACGTGGCGCTGCACTTCCTCAACGATGACGTGGCAAAAGGCGTTAAAGAACAAGGTGGCACGGTTAGCCACATGATTTCTGAAGTAGAAGTTTCTTGCTTGCCGAAGAATCTGCCTGAATTCATCGAAGTTGACATGATCGATGTCGAGAAAGGTCAGATTTTGCACATGAGTGATTTGAAGCTGCCGGAAGGCGTCAGCCTGCCGCAGTTGGCGCTCGGCGAAGACCACGACAACGCTATCGCTGCGATTCACTAA
- a CDS encoding ribose-phosphate pyrophosphokinase — MMVFTGNANPELTEKIVDHLGISPGKIKAERFSDGEVHVEILENVRGRDVFIVQSTCAPTNDNLMELLIIADALYRASAGRITAVIPYYGYARQDRRVRSRRVPISAKLVADMIATGHVDRVLTIDLHSDQVQGFFDLPVDNVYASGVLIKDVLACELDNIMVVSPDVGGVVRARALAKGLGDVELAIIDKRRPEPNKSEIMNIIGNVEGRNCILIDDLIDTGGTLCNAATALKQHGALTVRAYATHAVFSGKAVSNIEHSQLDEVVITDTIPLSDAAKKCAKIRQLSVAGVLAKTILRINQDESVSSLFEGL, encoded by the coding sequence ATGATGGTGTTTACAGGCAACGCTAATCCTGAACTCACCGAAAAAATCGTCGATCACCTCGGAATTTCCCCCGGTAAAATCAAAGCAGAACGCTTCAGTGATGGTGAAGTGCATGTGGAGATTTTGGAAAACGTGCGTGGTCGTGATGTCTTCATCGTGCAATCTACCTGCGCACCGACCAACGATAACCTGATGGAACTGCTGATCATCGCGGATGCGTTGTATCGTGCGTCCGCCGGGCGAATCACCGCTGTTATTCCGTATTACGGCTATGCGCGGCAAGATCGACGGGTACGTTCACGGCGTGTGCCGATTTCTGCCAAACTCGTGGCGGATATGATTGCGACGGGACACGTTGACCGGGTGTTGACCATCGATTTGCATTCTGACCAAGTTCAAGGCTTTTTCGATTTACCCGTGGACAATGTGTATGCCTCTGGGGTGTTGATTAAGGATGTATTGGCTTGCGAGCTGGATAACATTATGGTGGTGTCACCGGATGTCGGCGGTGTGGTGCGTGCCCGTGCTTTAGCCAAAGGCCTTGGCGATGTCGAATTGGCGATTATCGATAAGCGCCGCCCTGAACCCAACAAATCCGAGATTATGAATATTATCGGGAATGTGGAAGGGCGCAATTGCATTTTGATCGACGATTTGATCGACACCGGCGGTACCTTGTGCAATGCCGCGACTGCCTTGAAGCAGCATGGCGCATTAACCGTGCGGGCGTATGCGACTCACGCGGTATTTTCCGGCAAAGCCGTAAGCAATATCGAACATTCTCAGCTTGATGAAGTGGTTATCACCGATACCATTCCATTAAGCGACGCGGCGAAAAAATGTGCTAAGATTCGTCAGCTTTCGGTAGCTGGGGTGTTAGCGAAAACCATTTTACGCATCAATCAGGACGAGTCCGTCAGCTCGCTGTTTGAAGGTTTATAA
- the ispE gene encoding 4-(cytidine 5'-diphospho)-2-C-methyl-D-erythritol kinase: MQTLILPAPAKLNLFLHITGRRADGYHLLQTLFVFLDFGDEITLSVRDDGVIQRSVGAAGVPEAADLTVRAARLLQQVTGCSLGADIQVLKRIPMGGGLGGGSSDAATVLLGLNYLWRCGLSTDELAVLGLRLGADVPVFVHGHAAWAEGVGEQLTPVSLPDAWYVVIYPGVHVPTAELFSDSGLTRDCPPITLATFHAGLGRNVFQPVVEKRYPEVATALRWLSRYSNAVLTGSGSCLFASVESKQDGEIILQNLPDQWFGFVASSVNTSPLQQKLLTLSALYN; the protein is encoded by the coding sequence ATGCAAACGTTAATATTGCCTGCACCCGCTAAGCTCAATCTGTTTCTGCACATTACCGGCAGGCGTGCGGATGGCTACCATTTGCTGCAAACCCTGTTTGTGTTTCTCGATTTTGGCGATGAAATTACCTTGAGCGTGCGCGATGACGGGGTGATTCAGCGCTCCGTCGGCGCGGCGGGCGTGCCGGAAGCGGCTGATTTGACGGTGCGGGCAGCGCGGTTGTTGCAGCAGGTGACGGGCTGTTCTTTGGGGGCGGATATTCAGGTGTTGAAGCGCATTCCCATGGGCGGTGGTCTAGGTGGTGGTAGCTCCGATGCAGCAACGGTGTTGCTGGGGCTGAACTACCTATGGCGTTGCGGCTTGAGTACGGATGAATTGGCTGTTTTGGGTTTGCGTTTAGGGGCGGATGTGCCGGTTTTTGTGCATGGTCATGCAGCATGGGCGGAAGGCGTCGGGGAGCAGTTAACCCCCGTGAGCTTGCCTGACGCTTGGTATGTGGTGATTTATCCCGGTGTGCATGTGCCTACTGCCGAACTTTTTTCTGATTCGGGCTTGACACGTGACTGTCCTCCCATTACATTAGCGACCTTCCACGCGGGGCTAGGCAGAAATGTCTTTCAACCGGTGGTAGAAAAGCGTTATCCCGAAGTTGCCACGGCCTTACGTTGGTTATCTCGGTATTCAAACGCGGTGTTGACAGGTTCAGGCAGTTGCCTGTTCGCCTCGGTCGAAAGTAAGCAAGACGGTGAAATAATCCTGCAAAACTTACCTGATCAGTGGTTCGGTTTTGTCGCAAGCAGTGTGAATACTTCACCATTGCAACAAAAATTGTTAACATTGTCAGCGCTTTACAATTAG
- the lolB gene encoding lipoprotein insertase outer membrane protein LolB produces MKQWMLVAACCALTLGGCATQTKSPTAGAEMPNKPADAQSAWQQRQAEFARMSSWRLQGKVGVQFQEQSASFNISWLQTGNDQYEMNIKNPLTGSIVAYLKGERSEVVMQANGKTYKDSNAERLLQAQLGVSLPLDGMKYWVRGIPAPDSPVQQVKLDAQGRPELLQQSGWQVEYSGWKGTDWKALPERINLSRTPDNTKVKVIAKDWQTRY; encoded by the coding sequence ATGAAACAATGGATGCTGGTTGCGGCGTGTTGCGCCCTGACGCTGGGCGGGTGTGCAACGCAAACCAAAAGCCCCACCGCAGGCGCTGAAATGCCGAATAAGCCTGCGGATGCGCAAAGTGCTTGGCAGCAACGTCAGGCTGAATTTGCCCGCATGAGTAGCTGGCGTTTACAAGGCAAAGTGGGCGTGCAGTTTCAGGAGCAAAGCGCTTCGTTCAATATTTCATGGCTTCAGACCGGCAATGATCAGTATGAAATGAACATTAAAAATCCGCTGACAGGCTCGATTGTCGCTTATCTCAAGGGCGAGCGCTCCGAAGTGGTGATGCAAGCCAATGGCAAGACTTATAAAGACTCGAATGCCGAACGTTTGTTGCAAGCGCAACTGGGGGTGTCTTTACCGTTGGATGGCATGAAATATTGGGTGCGCGGTATTCCTGCTCCCGATTCCCCCGTGCAGCAAGTCAAGTTGGATGCGCAAGGCCGCCCCGAACTGCTGCAACAATCCGGCTGGCAGGTGGAATACAGCGGCTGGAAAGGCACGGATTGGAAAGCGTTACCGGAAAGAATCAACCTGAGCCGCACCCCTGATAACACCAAGGTCAAGGTAATTGCGAAAGATTGGCAGACACGTTATTGA
- a CDS encoding tetratricopeptide repeat protein has protein sequence MPSSRLPRRFVSLGLALLIGGCTLGNTPFADQPVSNVATFSSPLSYQVYNILAGEMFAKQGNVAQAALHYVAAAQQATDPAIAQRAVELAMSAKDTPLAGRALERWMTLSPDSTEALQYQALANLRAEKYAEAVKDLVRVRDTAEKKAGHGFAFIVSLLALEPDAKKSYETLKRYVESVDSSPQAQLALASFALKTEQFEVALQASQAAKKQGSAAEKVQGTRLAAKALAGLEKLAEAVQEMEAIAKDSQDAELKLDYARLLILADRRVEALPIYQQLYATFPNSVDILYTLSLLHLEQKSFTAAEPLIAKLLSVPERAVDASYFMGQIHEGLQRPKQALEVYQQALGGQYSREATLRIADLLVETASLARARDWLAAQLKATSENERKVLLLQLDGQILHDQEKYAEAVESFSKALAVTADDPDVLYSRALSAEKLGDFGKAEADLRAVLKLQPNNATVLNALGYMLAVNTQRYAEASELITKALTGRPDDPAIMDSMGWVLFLSGKPQEAETWLRKAYTLLPDPEVASHLIEVLAARGNKTEAQGILDAMLSKFPADSLLLNAKAKLVSL, from the coding sequence ATGCCCAGCAGCCGTTTACCGCGCCGTTTTGTGAGTTTAGGTCTCGCGCTCTTGATTGGTGGTTGTACATTGGGTAACACCCCGTTCGCCGATCAGCCAGTCAGCAATGTTGCCACTTTCAGCAGCCCTTTGAGCTATCAGGTTTACAATATTCTTGCGGGGGAGATGTTCGCTAAGCAAGGCAATGTGGCGCAGGCAGCGTTGCATTACGTTGCTGCCGCTCAGCAGGCGACTGATCCTGCGATTGCGCAGCGGGCGGTGGAATTGGCGATGAGTGCCAAAGACACGCCATTGGCAGGGCGGGCGCTGGAACGTTGGATGACGTTATCGCCGGATTCCACCGAGGCGCTTCAGTACCAAGCCTTGGCGAATTTACGGGCTGAAAAATACGCAGAAGCGGTCAAGGATTTGGTGAGAGTTCGTGACACGGCTGAAAAAAAAGCCGGGCATGGCTTTGCTTTCATTGTGTCATTGCTGGCACTGGAGCCGGATGCAAAAAAGTCTTACGAAACCCTCAAACGCTATGTGGAAAGCGTGGATAGTTCACCACAAGCGCAGCTTGCCCTGGCGTCTTTTGCGCTAAAAACCGAGCAATTTGAGGTGGCTTTGCAGGCGAGTCAGGCGGCAAAAAAACAGGGTAGCGCTGCCGAAAAAGTGCAGGGGACGAGGTTGGCGGCTAAGGCTTTAGCAGGTTTGGAGAAATTGGCCGAAGCGGTTCAAGAAATGGAGGCTATTGCTAAGGATAGTCAGGATGCTGAACTCAAACTGGATTACGCTCGCCTGCTGATCTTGGCGGATCGGCGAGTGGAGGCGTTGCCAATTTACCAACAACTTTATGCAACGTTTCCGAATAGCGTGGATATTCTTTACACCTTAAGTTTGTTGCACTTGGAACAAAAGTCATTCACCGCCGCCGAGCCATTGATTGCTAAATTACTGAGCGTGCCGGAACGTGCCGTCGATGCGAGTTATTTCATGGGGCAGATTCATGAAGGTTTGCAACGCCCCAAACAAGCGCTTGAGGTTTACCAACAGGCGCTTGGCGGGCAGTACAGCCGTGAAGCGACGTTACGCATTGCTGATTTACTGGTCGAAACCGCGAGTTTGGCGCGTGCGCGTGACTGGCTGGCGGCGCAACTGAAGGCTACGTCTGAGAATGAGCGCAAAGTGTTGCTGTTACAATTGGATGGGCAGATTTTGCATGATCAGGAAAAATATGCAGAAGCAGTCGAGAGCTTTAGCAAGGCATTGGCGGTGACAGCCGATGACCCGGATGTGTTGTATTCCCGCGCTCTGAGCGCCGAAAAGCTTGGTGATTTCGGCAAAGCGGAAGCCGATTTACGCGCGGTACTGAAATTACAGCCTAATAATGCCACCGTATTGAATGCTTTGGGGTATATGTTGGCGGTGAATACGCAACGTTATGCAGAAGCCAGCGAGTTGATTACCAAAGCGCTCACGGGTCGCCCGGATGACCCGGCGATTATGGATAGCATGGGTTGGGTGTTATTCCTGTCGGGCAAACCGCAAGAAGCAGAAACTTGGTTACGCAAAGCCTATACTCTGCTACCAGACCCTGAAGTTGCCAGCCATTTGATTGAAGTGCTGGCGGCGCGTGGCAATAAAACCGAAGCGCAAGGTATTCTCGATGCCATGCTCAGCAAGTTTCCAGCCGATAGCTTGCTGCTTAACGCCAAGGCAAAGCTGGTTAGTTTGTAA
- the hemA gene encoding glutamyl-tRNA reductase, producing MSILIVGVNHKTAPVSIREKVSFSPDSLPLALHAAHQVVPENLILSTCNRTEIYAAAHPQQSVTALIEWLASWHKMSAAQLQPYLYIYQQDDAVRHALRVACGLDSLVLGEPQILGQLKTALQAASDQATTGNQLNRLMQHAFSTAKKVRTQTSIGANPVSVAFAAVSLAKQIFSKLETQTALLIGAGETIELVGKHLATNHIGKIIVANRSIDKAQKLAAEYGGKGIGLPELADHLPQADIIISSTASPVPILGKGAVERALKIRKHRPMFMVDIAVPRDIEQEVAQLDDVYLYTVDDLHSVIEENLQSRRAAAEQAEGMVITEVSNFMAWLRAQDHMNTIRAYRARTDNIRQEVFDKATALLQNGKSPAEALQFLAHTLTNKLSHDATQAMHAAARNGDHQLLAHARALFNLSTDDNG from the coding sequence ATGTCCATCCTGATCGTTGGAGTCAATCATAAAACCGCCCCAGTCTCCATCCGGGAAAAGGTTTCGTTCTCACCCGACAGCTTGCCGTTGGCCTTGCACGCTGCGCATCAGGTCGTGCCTGAAAACCTAATACTCTCGACCTGCAATCGCACCGAAATCTACGCCGCCGCCCACCCGCAACAGTCCGTCACCGCGCTGATTGAATGGCTGGCAAGCTGGCACAAAATGTCCGCCGCGCAATTGCAACCCTATTTGTACATCTACCAACAAGACGACGCGGTTCGCCACGCCTTACGGGTTGCCTGCGGACTGGATTCGCTGGTATTGGGCGAACCGCAAATCCTAGGGCAACTCAAAACCGCCCTGCAAGCCGCCAGCGACCAAGCCACCACCGGCAATCAATTAAACCGTCTGATGCAGCACGCTTTTTCCACCGCCAAAAAAGTGCGCACCCAAACCAGCATCGGCGCCAACCCCGTCTCGGTAGCATTCGCCGCCGTCAGCCTTGCCAAGCAAATTTTCAGCAAACTCGAAACCCAAACCGCGCTGCTGATTGGGGCGGGCGAAACCATCGAACTCGTCGGCAAACACCTTGCCACCAATCACATTGGCAAAATCATCGTTGCCAACCGCAGCATCGACAAAGCGCAAAAACTCGCCGCAGAATACGGTGGCAAGGGCATCGGCTTGCCCGAATTAGCCGATCATTTGCCCCAAGCGGACATTATTATTTCCTCCACCGCCTCACCTGTACCCATTTTGGGCAAAGGCGCGGTGGAACGGGCGCTCAAAATCCGCAAACACCGCCCCATGTTCATGGTCGACATCGCCGTCCCGCGTGATATTGAACAAGAAGTCGCCCAACTCGATGACGTCTATTTGTACACCGTGGACGATTTGCATTCGGTCATCGAAGAAAATCTCCAATCACGCCGCGCCGCCGCCGAACAAGCCGAAGGCATGGTCATCACCGAAGTCAGCAATTTCATGGCATGGCTGCGGGCACAAGACCACATGAACACGATTCGGGCATACCGCGCCCGCACCGACAACATCCGCCAAGAAGTCTTCGACAAAGCCACTGCCTTGTTGCAAAACGGCAAAAGCCCCGCAGAAGCCTTGCAATTTCTGGCACACACGCTGACAAACAAACTCTCACACGACGCGACCCAAGCCATGCACGCGGCGGCACGCAACGGCGACCACCAATTACTGGCACACGCTCGCGCCCTGTTTAACCTTTCTACTGACGACAACGGCTAA